The Deltaproteobacteria bacterium genome contains the following window.
CCTTTCTTAAGATAATCGTTTCCGGCAAAGACAGGCCGATGACGGCCATCATAAAGGCCAGCACCGTGCCCAGGGCCGCCCCCTTTTCGAGAAGGGCCTGAACCACAGGGATGATCCCGGCGGCATTGGAATACATGGGAACGCCGAGCATGACGGCCAGGGGGACCGACCACCAGGCTTCTTTACCCATGACAGAGGCCATGAAGCCTACCGGCACGTAACCATGAATGGCCGCTCCCACGGCGATACCGGCAATTACATACAACCAGACCTTGCCTACTATATCCTTAACGGCCTGCCAGGCATAATCGATCCGGCCTGACCAGTTCATGGTTTCCATAACCAGGGGGGTCCCATTGGTCCTGATCTCCCGAACCCAATCTTCGATATGGTTTTCCATGCGCAACCGGCCGATCACCCAACCGCTGACCATGGCGATCAGCAGTCCGGTGGTCAGATAAAGGGCGGCCACCTGCCAGCCGAAAAGACCGAACAGGAGGACCAGGGCGATTTCATTGACCATAGGAGCGGAAATTAAAAATGAGAGGGTTACCCCCAAAGGGACCCCGGCCTCGACAAAGCCGATAAAGAGCGGTATGGCCGAACAGGTGCAA
Protein-coding sequences here:
- a CDS encoding permease; this encodes MKNTISCECIQPTEAKLDQISLRKKLLILPVAFIAWWVLYHQLPKVAGWLTYQLFRIGQGTHVGEAVAFFLYDVPKVLMLLILVVFGVGMLRSFFTPEKTRAILAGKKESVGNVMAAGLGIATPFCTCSAIPLFIGFVEAGVPLGVTLSFLISAPMVNEIALVLLFGLFGWQVAALYLTTGLLIAMVSGWVIGRLRMENHIEDWVREIRTNGTPLVMETMNWSGRIDYAWQAVKDIVGKVWLYVIAGIAVGAAIHGYVPVGFMASVMGKEAWWSVPLAVMLGVPMYSNAAGIIPVVQALLEKGAALGTVLAFMMAVIGLSLPETIILRKVLKARLIAVFVGVVATGILLVGFLFNALL